In one window of Leptospira sp. GIMC2001 DNA:
- a CDS encoding class I SAM-dependent DNA methyltransferase, translating into MKLYSELAEYYFDIEKPGRKLDEEIHFVSEVFKRHNVKSVVDIGCGSGEHVKDLQAMGFKIMGIDSSPKMIETAKNRFPHCRFEVGRMEDYKLKEPIDGLVCLFGTFNYLMTNDDIKKFFQNAYKNLKTAGILILDVWNAEPIKRIKRKPLGLVANIRVGETMIRRNRGFRLTRADDLTMVEVNYVYNLNKSDIKDKHVMRVFYPLEMETPIKEGKFEILNQFGGFSGEKFRKYGGRILYVLKKR; encoded by the coding sequence TTGAAACTCTACTCAGAACTTGCTGAATATTACTTCGATATTGAGAAACCAGGACGAAAATTGGATGAAGAAATCCATTTTGTTTCTGAAGTATTCAAGCGACATAATGTAAAATCCGTTGTGGATATCGGATGTGGATCAGGAGAGCATGTAAAAGACCTACAAGCAATGGGTTTCAAAATCATGGGAATTGATTCCTCTCCGAAGATGATTGAAACAGCCAAGAATCGATTTCCGCATTGTCGATTTGAAGTAGGTCGTATGGAAGACTATAAATTAAAAGAGCCTATCGATGGCTTAGTCTGTCTATTCGGCACGTTCAATTATTTAATGACAAATGATGATATCAAAAAGTTTTTTCAGAATGCTTATAAGAATCTGAAGACTGCTGGCATTCTAATACTTGATGTGTGGAATGCGGAACCGATAAAGAGAATCAAGCGTAAACCATTGGGTCTTGTTGCAAATATAAGAGTTGGTGAGACAATGATTCGTCGTAATCGGGGATTTCGTTTAACGAGAGCAGATGATTTAACAATGGTTGAAGTCAATTATGTTTATAACCTTAATAAATCCGATATCAAAGATAAGCATGTAATGCGAGTGTTCTATCCTCTTGAGATGGAAACTCCCATCAAAGAAGGAAAATTTGAAATCCTCAATCAGTTTGGTGGCTTCAGTGGTGAAAAATTCAGAAAATATGGTGGAAGAATCCTTTACGTTCTAAAGAAACGATAA
- a CDS encoding chemotaxis protein CheX, producing the protein MDPLLDEKFILTISQVLPDYIRNTLRISAIREAYGPSKNEGICFENCTKVAFEGEVNGAMFLCMDGYTKLKLLPKIADSFGIDPTTRPHSSSIVLEFANQISASLISEMKQGRFNIDILPPENLNHKLISVDMKRFRQYILIYFLTDKRGGINLGRMTLILLMEKFTDASKSLT; encoded by the coding sequence ATGGATCCACTGTTAGACGAAAAATTCATTCTTACTATTTCACAAGTGCTACCGGACTATATCAGAAATACTTTGCGCATATCAGCAATTCGTGAAGCCTATGGACCGTCAAAGAACGAAGGGATCTGTTTTGAGAATTGTACGAAAGTTGCCTTCGAAGGTGAAGTCAATGGCGCCATGTTTTTGTGTATGGACGGATATACAAAATTAAAACTGCTACCTAAGATCGCTGATAGTTTCGGAATCGATCCGACAACAAGGCCGCATTCATCATCGATAGTTTTGGAGTTTGCAAATCAAATTTCTGCAAGTCTAATCAGTGAAATGAAGCAAGGAAGATTCAATATTGACATACTTCCTCCAGAAAATTTGAATCATAAATTGATTTCTGTAGATATGAAAAGGTTTAGGCAATACATACTCATATATTTTTTGACAGACAAGAGGGGTGGAATCAATTTGGGGAGAATGACTCTGATTCTCTTGATGGAAAAATTTACTGATGCAAGCAAATCCCTTACTTAA
- a CDS encoding alpha/beta hydrolase gives MQANPLLKGIPLLGYYSGIRKNDKAQVHETEFEFSPGNRTRTLLFYPPGKDPKNLPGIFLLHGMSALGIDDVRIQNLAKNLALCGYSVACPELSEVKSLLIREVTIEKSVNLFKHFYEREDLHKPGQVGYFSASFSGALGLIALSDPKVSDLVRSSMLVGSYNSFGESLVYAVDNFEIDNYAGLIVMLNFLGYLDKKLHNEVNESVYNLALDNGLYRTGENAIGPKLIEGLSKSARDFMKQMLNDKKFRMSLIDGIREVMPNSIKRDFSPYYKLAQFKSPLSLLHGYDDPVISYKESIKIHACLRNRMHPVYLEVSNVITHGDQLPLHTQIAGVPGVTRCFGYFFSWF, from the coding sequence ATGCAAGCAAATCCCTTACTTAAAGGTATCCCTTTACTCGGATACTATTCCGGAATTCGAAAAAATGATAAAGCTCAAGTTCATGAGACTGAGTTTGAATTTTCGCCAGGCAATCGAACAAGAACTTTACTTTTCTATCCACCAGGTAAAGACCCAAAAAACCTACCTGGAATATTCCTACTTCATGGAATGAGTGCTTTAGGAATTGATGATGTCCGAATCCAAAACTTAGCAAAAAATCTTGCGCTCTGCGGATACTCAGTTGCCTGTCCAGAGTTATCGGAAGTAAAATCCCTACTGATAAGGGAAGTAACCATTGAAAAGTCAGTCAATTTATTTAAACATTTTTATGAGAGAGAAGATCTCCACAAACCCGGTCAGGTTGGGTATTTCTCTGCAAGCTTTTCCGGTGCATTAGGACTCATTGCACTATCCGATCCCAAGGTAAGTGACCTCGTTCGCTCATCCATGTTAGTTGGTTCTTACAATTCATTTGGAGAATCATTAGTTTATGCTGTCGATAATTTTGAAATCGATAATTATGCGGGATTGATTGTTATGCTCAATTTCCTTGGATACTTAGACAAGAAATTGCATAACGAAGTGAACGAATCAGTTTACAATCTAGCTCTTGACAATGGACTGTATCGGACTGGGGAAAATGCTATAGGCCCCAAACTAATTGAGGGCTTAAGCAAATCAGCTCGAGACTTCATGAAACAAATGTTAAATGATAAAAAGTTCCGGATGTCCTTAATTGATGGAATTCGAGAAGTGATGCCCAATTCGATAAAAAGAGATTTCTCGCCTTATTATAAATTAGCGCAATTTAAATCTCCCCTAAGCCTGCTTCATGGCTACGATGACCCCGTAATTTCATATAAGGAATCTATCAAAATTCACGCCTGCCTGCGCAACCGAATGCATCCAGTTTACCTCGAGGTCTCAAATGTGATTACTCATGGCGACCAGCTGCCTCTCCATACACAAATTGCAGGCGTTCCTGGTGTAACAAGATGCTTTGGATACTTTTTTTCTTGGTTTTAA
- the lpdA gene encoding dihydrolipoyl dehydrogenase: MSEETQEFQVIVVGGGPGGYVAAIRASQLGFKVAVVEREKMGGICLNWGCIPTKALLESAHLLEDIKSSKQFGIQADKISVEFPEVIKHSRNVADQMASGVDFLMKKNKITVINGNAKIIDKTTIEVSDKDKKVISKLKTNYIILALGARPRPLPFLPFDEKFVLSSREAMVLKEVPKKLAIIGAGAIGIEFADIYASMGSEVTVIEALPNLLPNEDEEISKVLERSFKKRKIDFYTSTKVLSAEVSDKKKSNNISLTLEGSDSKKETIECDRVIVGIGVIPNTEQIGLEEVGIKVSRGFIDIDKFYRSTVDNIYAIGDCIATPLLAHVASSEGIRASEDISIREGNPHHLKPDFLNYSAIPGNTYCHPEVASVGLTEKKAKENGLEFNIGKFPYTANGRARAMNDAEGFIKLIADKNTDAILGAHIIGSAATEMINEIVLAINSELTITGIARSIHAHPTISEVIMEAAEAVHGKAIHI; encoded by the coding sequence ATGTCGGAAGAAACCCAAGAATTTCAAGTTATTGTTGTTGGAGGAGGACCAGGAGGTTACGTTGCAGCGATTCGCGCATCTCAACTTGGTTTTAAAGTAGCAGTAGTAGAACGTGAAAAAATGGGTGGCATTTGTTTGAATTGGGGTTGCATACCAACCAAAGCTTTATTAGAAAGTGCTCATCTTCTAGAAGATATTAAATCATCAAAACAATTTGGAATCCAAGCAGATAAGATTTCAGTTGAATTCCCAGAAGTCATAAAGCATTCACGAAACGTTGCAGACCAGATGGCAAGTGGTGTTGATTTTCTCATGAAGAAGAATAAAATTACCGTGATCAATGGTAATGCAAAAATCATCGACAAGACTACTATAGAAGTTTCTGACAAAGATAAAAAAGTTATTTCGAAACTAAAAACTAATTATATCATCTTAGCTTTGGGTGCACGACCTCGTCCCTTACCATTTCTGCCATTTGATGAGAAATTTGTTTTGTCGAGCAGAGAAGCAATGGTTCTAAAAGAAGTTCCTAAAAAGCTAGCTATCATTGGAGCTGGGGCGATAGGAATTGAGTTTGCTGATATTTATGCCTCAATGGGAAGCGAAGTAACTGTCATCGAAGCTCTTCCAAACCTGTTGCCGAATGAAGATGAAGAAATCTCAAAAGTATTGGAAAGATCTTTCAAGAAACGAAAGATTGATTTTTATACATCCACCAAAGTATTGTCAGCTGAAGTTTCTGATAAGAAAAAGTCAAATAATATTTCTCTTACTCTGGAAGGAAGTGATTCCAAGAAAGAAACGATTGAATGTGATCGAGTGATTGTTGGAATTGGGGTGATTCCAAATACTGAACAAATTGGTCTAGAAGAAGTTGGAATCAAAGTATCACGAGGATTCATTGATATAGATAAATTCTATAGGTCAACTGTTGATAATATTTATGCGATTGGTGACTGCATTGCAACTCCCTTGCTTGCTCACGTTGCATCCAGTGAAGGTATTCGTGCCTCGGAAGATATTTCCATTCGGGAAGGCAATCCCCATCATTTAAAACCTGATTTTCTAAATTACTCGGCTATTCCAGGCAATACTTATTGCCATCCTGAAGTTGCATCTGTTGGATTAACCGAGAAAAAAGCAAAAGAGAATGGTTTAGAATTCAATATTGGAAAATTTCCGTATACTGCAAATGGTCGAGCACGTGCAATGAATGATGCCGAAGGATTTATAAAATTGATCGCAGATAAAAATACGGATGCTATCCTTGGTGCCCATATTATTGGAAGTGCTGCAACTGAGATGATCAATGAGATCGTTCTCGCAATCAATAGTGAGCTAACGATTACTGGAATTGCTAGATCTATTCATGCGCATCCAACAATTTCGGAAGTGATCATGGAGGCAGCAGAAGCTGTTCATGGTAAGGCGATCCATATTTAA
- a CDS encoding DUF342 domain-containing protein, whose amino-acid sequence MDGKNLKDSNSDGTQSTVAMNPFQAAQAQEYNLDRGMNVEVSNDNLLATLVVKPSWLVGKEATVTDISLTFERFSIPENPNNYEKLQKVVAEINKVLASKENLTKVLHFPVAEGIPAKPGVDGWIKFNFPRAQRVVIKEDGSADFRNIERFVHVKQGEQVASHFEGIPGESGLDVFGKTIHAPAIKRPKLIVGKNVSFNEQHDPDNEEYTIKVYYATCNGVIFTTDNSVTVSPELNIETDVGLETGNINFDGTIRVQGSIVDGSKLVCKASLFVNGNVESMDVEVAETLDIKGGIKGRDRNKGLLKVNGDLHAKFIENANIEVAGDLIVENYILNSKILCLGSVFVTADAGSIISSDLLLYNGLSVANLGSNAQLDTTIEVGFHYRNDRLFNEGIIKLKNYENELENLEPKIIKIKEAVTRSRGKLDDSKKAEFKEIFEDYTKRKKVIELFTQKLEYLKTQRFNPDNVKVVIRHLAFPGVTLKYRRQLEKISKQQSSFMLNFFPNQDKAVMVAWKQGK is encoded by the coding sequence ATGGATGGTAAAAATTTGAAAGATTCGAATAGTGACGGAACGCAATCAACAGTTGCTATGAATCCATTTCAAGCAGCACAAGCCCAAGAATACAATTTAGATCGGGGAATGAATGTGGAAGTTTCAAACGATAATCTTCTCGCAACCCTCGTCGTAAAACCTTCATGGCTCGTTGGCAAAGAAGCAACTGTCACTGATATAAGTCTTACTTTCGAACGATTTTCTATTCCAGAGAATCCCAATAATTATGAAAAGCTACAGAAAGTTGTAGCAGAGATCAATAAAGTCCTTGCATCTAAGGAAAATTTGACAAAGGTTCTTCACTTCCCAGTAGCCGAAGGAATTCCAGCGAAACCTGGAGTGGATGGTTGGATTAAATTCAATTTCCCACGAGCCCAAAGAGTCGTTATAAAAGAGGATGGATCTGCAGATTTTAGAAATATTGAAAGATTTGTTCATGTAAAGCAAGGCGAACAAGTTGCATCCCATTTCGAAGGAATTCCTGGTGAATCCGGATTGGACGTTTTCGGTAAAACCATCCATGCTCCAGCAATCAAAAGACCAAAATTGATTGTTGGTAAGAATGTCAGCTTCAATGAACAACATGATCCAGATAACGAAGAATATACGATAAAGGTATATTATGCAACTTGCAATGGTGTAATTTTTACTACAGATAATTCTGTGACAGTATCTCCTGAACTCAATATCGAAACTGATGTTGGTTTAGAAACAGGTAATATCAATTTTGATGGAACGATTCGTGTACAAGGAAGCATTGTAGATGGCTCGAAGCTAGTCTGCAAAGCAAGTCTATTCGTAAATGGAAATGTTGAATCAATGGATGTTGAAGTCGCTGAGACTCTTGACATCAAAGGCGGCATCAAAGGTAGAGATCGAAACAAAGGTCTTTTAAAAGTGAATGGCGACCTTCATGCAAAATTTATAGAAAACGCAAATATTGAAGTCGCGGGTGATCTAATCGTAGAGAATTATATTCTCAATTCTAAGATCTTATGCTTAGGTTCTGTTTTTGTTACTGCGGATGCTGGATCAATTATTTCATCCGATCTTCTTTTATACAATGGACTATCTGTCGCGAATCTAGGTTCAAATGCACAGCTAGACACAACCATAGAAGTAGGTTTTCATTACAGAAATGATCGCCTATTCAATGAAGGTATCATCAAACTAAAAAATTATGAGAATGAACTCGAAAACCTTGAGCCAAAGATCATCAAGATCAAAGAAGCCGTAACAAGATCTCGCGGTAAGCTGGATGATTCGAAGAAAGCTGAATTCAAAGAAATCTTCGAAGACTATACCAAACGAAAAAAAGTGATCGAGCTCTTTACGCAAAAGTTAGAATATTTGAAAACGCAAAGATTCAATCCAGACAATGTCAAAGTCGTAATCCGACATCTTGCATTTCCTGGCGTGACACTCAAATACAGACGTCAACTTGAAAAAATTTCCAAGCAACAATCTTCTTTTATGCTAAATTTCTTTCCTAACCAAGACAAAGCAGTCATGGTAGCTTGGAAACAAGGCAAGTAA
- a CDS encoding parallel beta-helix domain-containing protein encodes MKNVNRKLLVIGTIVLLPILYITFLYLSRMEKRTDLVFPKTFSSSEIYCNDKQSKKLKFTPAQTKELQTVLNSLEECTTVELTAGTFVFNNSVSISSVNGITLKGAGKKATILKFVEAGNVNGVDVEASNSFTIRDLKILDSPKNGLEIRLSENIIIDNIEVTWSATSGEDMKKNGAYGVYPVNVVNVLLQNTDTFYASDAGLYVGQCINALVRYNRAEYNVMGLEIENTINADVYENIVTNNTGGFLAYDLNKNTIVSRNIRVYKNKIMNNNNPNFASTGIVKTVPAGIGMVLTSIRDIEIYDNEFGSNNSTDIGIVSGLVSETPNFSEWPMNNWRAYNIYLHDNSFGGGSGSAVDNGKTNVTDRPLGVLVKLVNDAVNTFNASKGLKPEPVPNIMYDGVEPGFTILAMTTWFGNNPGNHNNICLKNNNKGKEDPSIFDINLPALLNNSEDPTDESIKASVEAGYTRVYKISDTPSYGGSPNNGFDCEGFKFEGMPIEFPGT; translated from the coding sequence ATGAAGAACGTTAACAGAAAACTATTGGTTATTGGTACAATCGTTTTATTACCAATCCTATATATAACTTTTCTCTATCTCTCACGTATGGAGAAGCGAACAGATCTAGTTTTCCCGAAGACTTTTTCCAGTTCAGAAATCTACTGTAATGACAAGCAATCCAAGAAATTAAAGTTCACTCCAGCCCAGACCAAAGAGTTACAAACTGTCCTCAATTCATTAGAAGAATGTACAACAGTTGAGCTCACAGCCGGAACCTTTGTATTCAACAATAGTGTCTCAATTTCTTCGGTAAATGGAATTACCTTGAAGGGTGCAGGCAAGAAGGCAACCATCTTAAAATTTGTAGAAGCAGGAAATGTTAATGGAGTAGATGTTGAAGCATCAAACTCTTTTACTATTCGTGATTTAAAAATTTTGGATAGCCCTAAGAACGGATTAGAAATTCGTTTATCCGAAAATATAATTATCGATAATATCGAAGTGACTTGGTCAGCAACATCCGGTGAGGATATGAAGAAGAATGGTGCTTATGGAGTCTACCCGGTGAATGTTGTGAATGTCCTGTTACAAAATACAGATACGTTCTATGCATCAGATGCAGGTTTGTATGTCGGTCAATGCATCAATGCGCTTGTTAGATACAACAGGGCTGAGTACAATGTGATGGGCCTCGAAATTGAAAATACAATTAATGCTGATGTATATGAGAATATTGTAACGAACAATACTGGCGGTTTTCTTGCCTATGATCTTAATAAAAATACAATAGTCTCGAGAAATATACGTGTCTATAAAAACAAAATCATGAATAACAATAATCCAAATTTTGCTAGCACAGGGATTGTAAAAACAGTTCCCGCTGGGATTGGGATGGTTCTAACTTCAATTCGTGATATTGAAATCTACGATAATGAATTTGGTTCAAACAATTCTACGGACATTGGAATTGTGAGTGGTCTAGTATCTGAGACTCCAAATTTCTCTGAGTGGCCTATGAACAATTGGAGAGCATATAATATCTATTTACATGACAATTCTTTTGGAGGCGGATCCGGTTCCGCAGTAGATAATGGCAAAACCAATGTTACAGATCGTCCACTAGGAGTGCTTGTCAAATTAGTGAATGATGCTGTGAATACATTTAACGCTTCGAAAGGACTAAAGCCTGAGCCAGTTCCGAACATAATGTATGATGGAGTTGAGCCTGGTTTTACAATTCTTGCGATGACGACTTGGTTCGGTAATAACCCAGGCAATCACAACAATATTTGCCTTAAGAACAACAATAAAGGAAAAGAAGATCCATCCATATTTGATATAAATCTTCCAGCCTTATTAAATAATTCTGAAGATCCAACGGATGAATCTATCAAAGCTTCCGTAGAAGCAGGTTATACAAGAGTATACAAAATATCAGACACACCATCCTACGGAGGAAGTCCGAACAATGGATTCGATTGTGAAGGATTCAAATTCGAAGGAATGCCGATAGAATTTCCTGGAACATGA
- a CDS encoding SpoIIE family protein phosphatase, translating to MSVSCLRRFIFLYILTALIFGNTVSSEEISIHVEDFQNISNLARYKVVDPEILNPLNPQILGSSPNQSNEDSSIDGNDWKKFNQNYPNLGFLRSGVWIHFQFSNPSNSKKTSFLELRYPLLDEVDFYEIKNGVVIQDVHTGDLRNFDTRKIENRFFTFPIELESQEKTEVLIRIYSTSLFFLPFRIYSPISFYKSIQRDSLIYGFIYGIMAFGIVYTLVWFFLLRSRIYLVLALMILISLVFLSILSGYFFAVFFPTYPEFISRITPSLVFVNFALFLLIMIYSMIINSSYPKFHKIQIGISILCLIFAAIGFFLPQEITLRVATISAFLIIGISIFNVVQGLIRKVIISYFFLPIILLYSFSAGIRAVSAFVELHEFFYWIDWSQVNILFSIAFITAGLSYQFLKLKNEKDDIEKQYFFSDKKLTEIKQELNVARSIQNYLLPSSQPTNSKLSVEAYYRPASEIGGDFYDFVELDESGIGFFMADVTGHGVSAAMFASMVKFSLAGSAKKSWKSPAKLLESLNSNLYETLGKFQLTAIYIFCDTASKELRIARCGHPPMLLLTESQPKPQEILTKGALIGLLKNQSLEEKVISIEEKTRFFIYTDGLVEVESDSGEEFGIEKLTNLLTEKAHLNPKDFSQTLVADLNRFASKNSGFHDDVTFLVADFKNL from the coding sequence ATGTCTGTGAGTTGTCTTCGGCGATTTATTTTTTTGTATATTCTGACTGCTCTGATTTTCGGCAATACCGTAAGTTCAGAAGAAATTTCCATTCATGTAGAAGATTTTCAGAATATTTCAAACCTTGCAAGATACAAGGTGGTCGATCCAGAAATTCTGAATCCTCTAAATCCTCAGATCCTAGGATCGAGTCCGAATCAATCCAATGAAGATTCTTCTATTGATGGGAATGATTGGAAGAAATTTAATCAAAATTATCCAAATTTAGGTTTTTTGCGTAGCGGAGTATGGATTCATTTTCAATTTTCGAATCCCAGTAACTCCAAGAAAACGTCATTTCTAGAACTCCGATATCCTTTGTTAGATGAGGTGGATTTTTATGAGATTAAGAATGGAGTTGTAATCCAAGATGTTCATACTGGCGATCTTCGCAATTTTGATACGAGAAAAATAGAGAATCGTTTTTTTACTTTCCCGATCGAACTCGAATCTCAAGAAAAGACGGAAGTTCTAATTCGAATTTACTCTACAAGCCTTTTCTTTTTGCCTTTTCGTATCTATTCCCCCATAAGTTTCTATAAGTCGATTCAGAGAGATAGTTTAATTTATGGATTCATTTATGGGATTATGGCGTTCGGAATTGTTTATACTCTAGTTTGGTTTTTTCTTCTTAGATCAAGGATCTATCTAGTCCTAGCACTAATGATTTTAATCAGTTTGGTATTTCTATCTATTCTCTCTGGTTATTTTTTTGCAGTATTCTTTCCAACCTATCCAGAATTTATTTCGAGAATAACACCGAGTCTTGTCTTTGTCAATTTTGCATTGTTTCTTTTGATCATGATCTATTCGATGATTATCAACTCATCTTATCCGAAATTTCATAAAATCCAAATTGGAATATCGATACTGTGTTTAATTTTTGCAGCAATTGGATTTTTTCTTCCTCAAGAGATTACATTGCGAGTGGCAACTATTTCAGCTTTTTTGATCATTGGAATCTCTATTTTCAATGTTGTCCAAGGTCTGATACGAAAAGTAATTATTTCTTACTTCTTTCTTCCGATTATTTTACTCTATTCTTTTTCTGCTGGAATTAGAGCTGTATCGGCTTTCGTCGAGTTGCACGAATTTTTCTATTGGATTGATTGGAGCCAGGTCAATATTCTATTTTCAATTGCGTTTATTACAGCTGGATTGAGTTATCAATTTCTAAAATTAAAGAATGAAAAAGATGATATTGAGAAGCAGTATTTTTTCTCAGACAAAAAGTTAACAGAAATCAAACAAGAATTAAATGTTGCAAGATCAATTCAGAATTATTTATTGCCTAGCTCACAGCCAACTAATTCAAAACTATCCGTCGAAGCTTACTATCGCCCAGCAAGTGAAATCGGTGGTGATTTTTATGACTTTGTAGAACTCGATGAATCGGGGATTGGATTTTTTATGGCTGATGTGACGGGACATGGTGTATCAGCAGCTATGTTTGCTTCAATGGTAAAATTTTCTCTTGCAGGATCTGCAAAAAAATCTTGGAAATCACCAGCGAAACTTTTAGAAAGTCTAAACTCCAATCTCTATGAGACATTGGGTAAGTTTCAGCTAACAGCTATTTATATATTCTGCGATACAGCTTCCAAGGAACTCAGAATTGCTCGATGTGGCCATCCTCCCATGTTACTCCTGACAGAGTCGCAGCCTAAACCTCAGGAAATTTTGACCAAGGGTGCCTTGATCGGATTGCTAAAAAATCAATCTCTCGAAGAGAAGGTGATATCGATTGAAGAGAAAACTCGATTCTTTATCTATACAGATGGATTGGTGGAAGTGGAATCAGATTCAGGTGAAGAGTTTGGAATAGAAAAACTCACGAATCTGTTAACGGAGAAAGCTCATTTGAATCCAAAAGATTTTTCCCAAACACTAGTTGCGGATTTGAATCGGTTTGCCAGCAAAAATTCAGGCTTTCATGACGATGTCACTTTCTTAGTTGCAGATTTTAAAAATTTATAA
- a CDS encoding SO2930 family diheme c-type cytochrome produces MISFLVCLNTANCSSKANLNLDGKAIKVHDKISQYGLFTEIKSESLTSVSTGIPYDLNTPLFSDYTRKDRIIFLPDGTNMAYNSEKEFELPIGSIIAKTFSLPENFATKSGKYGKRLETRLLIHQPQGWFAVSYLWNELNTDAEIAYAGESIPVVYKDESGNKQSFNYSVPSRNQCASCHQAYEGRSQSIVPIGIKARHLNKDYSFSADKVNQLEYMESKKALVGLPSFGIPKLADASNTNESINDRARAYLDINCAHCHQASAAGGINSKLILSYNESDSSLFGVCKTPGSAGKGGGGLRFDVVPGKPLESILHYRMATTDPGAMMPQIGRALTHVEGVDLIYKWIEAMESKSCP; encoded by the coding sequence ATGATATCGTTTTTAGTCTGTCTTAATACAGCAAACTGCTCTTCGAAGGCAAATCTGAATCTAGATGGTAAAGCTATTAAAGTTCATGACAAAATTTCTCAGTATGGATTGTTTACTGAAATTAAATCTGAGAGTCTAACTTCTGTTTCTACTGGGATACCGTACGATTTGAACACTCCTCTTTTCTCGGATTATACCAGAAAGGATAGAATCATCTTTCTACCAGACGGAACCAATATGGCATATAACTCTGAGAAGGAATTTGAACTACCTATTGGAAGCATTATTGCTAAGACTTTCTCCTTGCCTGAGAATTTTGCAACCAAGTCAGGCAAATATGGCAAAAGGCTTGAGACGCGTCTCCTCATCCATCAACCTCAAGGATGGTTTGCGGTATCTTATCTCTGGAATGAGCTGAATACAGACGCAGAAATTGCCTACGCAGGAGAATCCATTCCGGTTGTTTACAAGGATGAATCTGGAAATAAACAATCTTTTAACTACAGCGTCCCATCCAGAAATCAATGCGCGTCTTGTCATCAAGCATATGAAGGTAGATCACAATCCATCGTGCCTATTGGAATCAAAGCAAGGCATCTCAATAAAGATTATAGCTTTTCTGCGGACAAAGTGAACCAACTGGAATATATGGAATCCAAAAAAGCATTAGTTGGTCTTCCTTCTTTCGGTATCCCTAAACTTGCAGATGCATCCAATACAAATGAATCTATAAACGATAGAGCGAGAGCTTACCTTGATATAAACTGTGCCCATTGTCATCAAGCGAGTGCGGCAGGTGGAATCAATTCCAAACTAATTCTATCATACAATGAGAGCGACTCATCATTGTTTGGTGTTTGCAAAACTCCTGGATCTGCTGGCAAAGGTGGCGGTGGCCTAAGATTTGATGTAGTTCCAGGCAAACCACTTGAATCAATCCTACACTACCGAATGGCTACAACTGATCCTGGAGCGATGATGCCCCAGATTGGAAGAGCGCTCACGCATGTTGAAGGTGTAGATTTAATATACAAATGGATTGAAGCTATGGAATCCAAATCTTGTCCATAG